The genomic DNA GCGGGTTGGGATCAACAACCGGTTTCTCTGACATGGTGACTCCGTTTGGTTTTTTTATCAGCGAGGTCGAGCCATCTTTCAAGCTTCGCCTTGCGAGCAAGGCTCCAACAGCAGGTTTCCGGTTAACGCCTTGCAAGGTTCAGTCATCACCTTGCCCCTGGATCCGTAAGAAAGACAGGGCCAATCACGACACCCTGCACGCCAAAGCGGTCACAGTGTTGCCAGGGTAATCTGTTCCGCCGCACACAGGCTTTCCAGGCCCTCCAGACTCTGCGTCGGACAGCGCAGTGTCATCGCCACCGATTGGCTGTAATTCACGTCCAGCACCTCGGATTCATTCTGGTCCGCCCAGTGACGAAGGCGCTGCTCCAGGGGAAAGTCCATCTCCAGCCGGCAGGTGACCTGGGGAACACTTTCCACCCGTTCCACTTCCGCCAGCACCGCTTCTGCCGCTGCCGCGTAGGCACGGACCAGACCGCCCGCCCCCAGTTTTACACCACCAAAATAACGGATCACCACCACCAGTACATCACTCATGCCCTTGTGCTGGATCACATTGAAAATGGGTTTGCCGGCGGTGCCGGAGGGTTCGCCATCGTCATTCATGGCGGCCTGGGCAGACGCCGGGTTACCGAGCAGGTAGGCGTAGCAATGATGGCTGGCATCCGGATAAAGGGATTTGGCCTCATCGATCACCGCCATGGCCTGTTCGCGGCTGGTTACCGGGCGCAGCCAAGTAATGAAACGGCTTTTGTTGATCAACAGCTCCCGGTCAACGGGACTGGCGGGGACGGGATAACCTTTGATGGCACACTCCGGGTATCACTGGCGGGAAGCGGCTATGGTAAGGTAATTGTCGCCTTTATCCGAATACGCGACTTGCCATGACCGACCCCCTCAGCCGAGACGATGACAGCCTGCGCCGCCGCAAGCGGCTGGCCATCGGTGTTGCCCTACCCGTCAGCGGTGTGATTTTCGCACCGCTGCTGTGGGCCCTGTATCAGGATGGCAGTGTTTTCTTCTCTGGGCTTTGTGCCCTGCTATGGCTGGGCGCCGGGCGATTTATCTATCACCTGCTGGCACCGGATGAAAAAGGGCGGCACATGGCCGCCCGTGATGAGACTCAGTGATCCACATAGAGGTAATGTTGCCAGCTCATCATCCTCAGCAGAATTCGGCGAATGATTGCCACATGGTGAAGATGCTCGGAATAGACAGCAGCCTGGGCGCTGACCCCCATTGGCAACGCATCGACACTCTCATTGGGCTCCAGTTCGATGATCGCCAAGGCTTCATTATCCATGCGCCGGAAGGCATCACCGCCGATCAGCTGCTGACCTGCAGACAGCTGGGCTTCGGCAATCGTT from Alcanivorax sp. includes the following:
- a CDS encoding YigZ family protein; translation: MINKSRFITWLRPVTSREQAMAVIDEAKSLYPDASHHCYAYLLGNPASAQAAMNDDGEPSGTAGKPIFNVIQHKGMSDVLVVVIRYFGGVKLGAGGLVRAYAAAAEAVLAEVERVESVPQVTCRLEMDFPLEQRLRHWADQNESEVLDVNYSQSVAMTLRCPTQSLEGLESLCAAEQITLATL